In Shinella sp. XGS7, a single genomic region encodes these proteins:
- a CDS encoding helix-turn-helix transcriptional regulator yields the protein MSGVCPSSPLQPAAFGVFEAMQRSRAQALRTRAVGRDGAWLVHWRNADTQTHYQRPGHHTLSLYLQGGEQVRNRDDLSARGGPGSLCSLPAGHASRWDVQGELQLLHLYLPELPLAAAAERWFDIDPRLAGLRERIYFEDPVLAAWGARLAALDWAHPDSALALEHGLLQLQARLLLAHGTQNLAPPRLRGGLSPQARRRVLDRMETEGASPSLAELAEAACLSEYHFLRMFKSSFGQSPHAWLMRRRLDRARELLAQGRLSLAEVAQRCGYAHLSHLNAALRGAGLGSARRYREATQGLVTA from the coding sequence ATGTCCGGCGTTTGTCCTTCCAGCCCCTTGCAGCCTGCCGCCTTCGGCGTGTTCGAGGCCATGCAGCGTTCGCGGGCCCAGGCCCTGCGCACGCGGGCCGTGGGGCGCGACGGCGCCTGGCTGGTGCACTGGCGCAATGCCGACACTCAGACCCATTACCAGCGGCCCGGACACCACACGCTGTCGCTGTACCTGCAAGGGGGCGAGCAGGTGCGCAACCGCGACGACCTCTCCGCCCGCGGCGGGCCGGGCAGCCTGTGCAGCCTGCCGGCTGGCCATGCCTCGCGCTGGGATGTGCAGGGCGAGTTGCAGCTGCTGCACCTCTACCTGCCCGAGCTGCCTCTGGCCGCGGCGGCCGAGCGCTGGTTTGATATCGACCCGCGCCTGGCGGGCCTGCGCGAGCGCATCTATTTCGAGGATCCGGTGCTGGCCGCATGGGGCGCGCGCCTGGCAGCGCTGGACTGGGCGCATCCGGACAGCGCCCTGGCCCTGGAGCATGGCCTGCTGCAGCTGCAGGCTCGCCTGCTGCTGGCCCATGGCACGCAGAACCTGGCGCCGCCGCGTCTGCGCGGTGGCCTGTCACCGCAGGCGCGGCGCCGGGTGCTGGACCGCATGGAGACCGAAGGGGCCAGCCCCAGCCTGGCCGAGCTGGCCGAAGCGGCCTGCCTCTCGGAGTACCACTTCCTGCGCATGTTCAAGAGCAGCTTCGGCCAGAGCCCGCATGCCTGGCTGATGCGCCGCCGTCTGGACCGCGCGCGTGAACTGCTGGCCCAGGGCCGGCTGAGCCTGGCCGAGGTGGCGCAGCGCTGCGGCTATGCCCACCTGAGCCATCTCAATGCCGCCTTGCGCGGCGCGGGCCTGGGCTCGGCCCGGCGCTACCGCGAGGCCACCCAGGGCCTGGTCACGGCCTGA
- a CDS encoding dihydrofolate reductase: MSRLTLIAAVARDRGIGRGNELLARIPEDMARFKALTLGHPVIMGRKTWDSIPARFRPLPGRRNLVLSRQPGLQLEGAETFGSLDSALAACAEAPEVFVMGGAEIYALALPRAEVLELTELDTVFEGADAFFPAWSPEQFQLQSAEQHHSPAERGHGWNYRFARYQRR; the protein is encoded by the coding sequence ATGAGTCGCCTGACCCTGATCGCCGCCGTGGCGCGCGACCGCGGCATCGGCCGCGGCAATGAGCTGCTGGCCCGCATTCCCGAGGACATGGCCCGCTTCAAGGCCCTGACCCTGGGCCACCCCGTCATCATGGGCCGCAAGACCTGGGACTCCATCCCCGCGCGCTTTCGCCCTCTGCCGGGGCGGCGCAATCTGGTGCTGAGCCGCCAGCCGGGCCTGCAGCTGGAGGGGGCCGAGACCTTCGGCTCGCTGGATTCGGCCCTGGCCGCCTGCGCCGAAGCGCCCGAGGTCTTTGTGATGGGCGGGGCCGAGATCTATGCCCTGGCCCTGCCCCGCGCCGAGGTGCTGGAGCTCACCGAGCTGGACACGGTGTTCGAGGGGGCCGACGCCTTCTTCCCCGCCTGGTCGCCCGAGCAGTTCCAGCTGCAAAGCGCTGAGCAGCATCACAGCCCGGCCGAGCGCGGCCATGGCTGGAACTACCGCTTCGCCCGCTACCAGCGGCGCTGA
- a CDS encoding K+/H+ antiporter subunit F: MSPLLSGAIIATLACYTLAMALAGLRLLRGPSAQDRVLALDFLYVLGMLLVLVLGIRYNSQMYFEVALLIGLFGFLGSAALAKFLLRGEVIE, encoded by the coding sequence ATGAGCCCCCTGCTCTCCGGCGCCATCATCGCCACCCTGGCCTGCTACACCCTGGCCATGGCCCTGGCCGGCCTGCGCCTGCTGCGCGGCCCCAGCGCCCAGGACCGGGTGCTGGCCCTGGACTTTCTCTATGTGCTGGGCATGCTCTTGGTGCTGGTGCTGGGCATACGCTACAACAGCCAGATGTACTTCGAGGTGGCCCTGCTGATCGGGCTCTTCGGCTTTCTGGGCTCGGCCGCCCTGGCCAAGTTCCTGCTGCGCGGCGAGGTGATCGAATGA
- a CDS encoding Na+/H+ antiporter subunit C, whose product MEIVLALAIGVLGGAGVWLLLRPRTFQVLMGLSLLSYAVNIFIFATGSLSIGDEPIVRAGVPASLEHYTDPMPQALVLTAIVIGFATTALFLVVLLAARGLSNTDHVDGAEEERP is encoded by the coding sequence ATGGAGATCGTGCTGGCCCTGGCCATCGGCGTGCTGGGCGGCGCCGGCGTCTGGCTGCTGCTGCGCCCGCGGACCTTCCAGGTGCTGATGGGCCTGTCCCTGCTGTCCTATGCGGTGAACATCTTCATCTTCGCCACCGGCAGCCTGTCCATCGGCGATGAGCCCATCGTGCGCGCCGGCGTGCCGGCCTCGCTGGAGCATTACACCGACCCCATGCCCCAGGCCCTGGTGCTCACGGCCATCGTGATCGGCTTCGCCACCACGGCCCTGTTCCTGGTGGTGCTGCTGGCCGCGCGCGGCCTGTCCAACACCGACCATGTGGACGGTGCCGAGGAGGAGCGGCCCTGA
- a CDS encoding DUF4337 domain-containing protein, producing the protein MSGGGFHVHGPHDHELEHAAQHEPKGLAGQLAVITAVLATVGAFFAYMGGATQANAGLFKNNAAIKKTEASNQWNYYQAKSSKQNLAELAVVLVAEDKRARYLEEIERYKKEKAEIKGKAEALEQESSDWDKRSDEQLHLHHRWAQATTALQISIALAAIALLTRKRWMEGATLAVGGVGVLLGVAAWLHF; encoded by the coding sequence ATGTCCGGAGGCGGATTCCACGTCCACGGCCCGCATGACCACGAGCTGGAACATGCGGCGCAGCACGAACCCAAGGGCCTGGCCGGCCAGCTGGCGGTGATCACCGCGGTGCTGGCCACGGTGGGTGCCTTCTTTGCCTATATGGGCGGCGCCACCCAGGCCAATGCGGGCCTGTTCAAGAACAACGCCGCGATCAAGAAGACCGAGGCCTCCAACCAGTGGAACTACTACCAGGCCAAGAGCAGCAAGCAGAACCTGGCCGAGCTGGCCGTGGTGCTGGTGGCCGAGGACAAGCGCGCCCGCTACTTGGAAGAGATCGAGCGCTACAAGAAGGAAAAGGCCGAGATCAAGGGCAAGGCCGAGGCCCTGGAGCAGGAGTCCAGCGACTGGGACAAGCGCAGCGATGAGCAGCTGCATCTGCACCACCGCTGGGCCCAGGCCACGACGGCCCTGCAGATCTCCATCGCCCTGGCCGCCATCGCTCTGCTGACCCGCAAACGCTGGATGGAAGGTGCCACGCTGGCCGTGGGCGGCGTGGGCGTGCTGCTGGGCGTGGCCGCCTGGCTGCACTTCTGA
- a CDS encoding monovalent cation/H+ antiporter subunit D — protein MHASLLTLAEALMPHLPILMILLPMLGAALMLLLGERRRNAKALLNLVCCAAGLLMALALLVWVDARETPQAYAVYLPGNWSVPYGIVLVADRLSALLLVLASGVALAAALFSLARWQRAGVHFHPLFQIQLMGLNGAFLTGDLFNLFVFFEVMLVASYGLLLHGSGRTRVRAGLHYIAINLLASSFFLLGAALLYGITGTLNMADMAFKLAQIPQADRGLMHAGAALLGLAFLIKAGMWPLNFWLPGAYSAATAPVAAIFAIMSKVGIYVILRLWTLFFPGEAGTAMPLGGQVLVWGGLATLGFGALGALASQHPGRLAGYSVIASAGTLLAAVGMRQSAVTGGALFYLFSATLAVSALFLLVELIERSREVEDEAMRADAEDEALLPLPGAVVPEGVNLDEDEQALIGRAIPAAMAFLGLSFIVCTLLVAGLPPLSGFVSKLALLTALLNPAGLGQAAPAPGVAGWLLLALLILSGLAATIALSRIGIRYFWAPQQRPAPLLRVIECLPIVLLLAACALLSWQAGPVLRYTEAAAQTLHRPGPYIEAVLGSQPVPPPAALPPEVRP, from the coding sequence ATGCATGCGTCCCTGCTGACCCTGGCCGAGGCGCTGATGCCGCATCTGCCCATACTCATGATCCTGCTGCCCATGCTGGGCGCGGCCCTGATGCTGCTGCTGGGCGAGCGCCGGCGCAACGCCAAGGCCCTGCTCAATCTGGTGTGCTGCGCGGCCGGCCTGCTGATGGCCCTGGCCCTGCTGGTCTGGGTGGATGCACGCGAGACGCCCCAGGCCTATGCCGTCTATCTGCCGGGCAACTGGTCCGTGCCCTATGGCATCGTGCTGGTGGCCGACCGCCTCTCGGCCCTGCTGCTGGTGCTGGCCTCGGGCGTGGCCCTGGCGGCGGCCCTGTTCTCCCTGGCGCGCTGGCAGCGCGCGGGCGTGCATTTCCACCCCCTGTTCCAGATCCAGCTCATGGGTCTGAACGGTGCCTTCCTCACCGGCGACCTGTTCAATCTCTTTGTCTTCTTCGAGGTCATGCTGGTGGCCTCCTACGGCCTGCTGCTGCACGGCTCGGGGCGCACGCGGGTGCGGGCCGGCCTGCACTACATCGCCATCAATCTGCTGGCCTCCTCCTTCTTCCTGCTCGGCGCGGCCCTGCTCTACGGCATCACCGGCACGCTGAACATGGCGGACATGGCCTTCAAGCTGGCCCAGATCCCGCAGGCCGACCGCGGTCTGATGCATGCGGGCGCCGCCCTGCTGGGTCTGGCCTTCCTCATCAAGGCCGGCATGTGGCCGCTGAACTTCTGGCTGCCGGGCGCCTACAGCGCCGCGACCGCCCCGGTCGCCGCCATCTTCGCCATCATGAGCAAGGTCGGCATCTATGTCATCCTGCGCCTGTGGACCCTGTTCTTCCCCGGCGAGGCCGGTACGGCCATGCCTCTGGGCGGCCAGGTGCTGGTCTGGGGCGGCCTGGCCACCCTGGGCTTTGGCGCCCTGGGCGCCCTGGCCAGCCAGCATCCGGGCCGGCTGGCGGGCTATTCGGTCATCGCCTCAGCCGGCACCCTGCTGGCGGCCGTGGGCATGCGCCAGTCGGCCGTCACCGGCGGCGCGCTCTTCTACCTCTTCAGCGCCACGCTGGCGGTGAGCGCGCTCTTTCTGCTGGTGGAGCTGATCGAGCGTTCACGTGAAGTGGAAGACGAGGCCATGCGGGCCGATGCCGAGGACGAGGCGCTGCTGCCCCTGCCCGGCGCCGTGGTGCCCGAGGGCGTGAACCTGGACGAGGACGAGCAGGCCCTGATCGGCCGCGCCATTCCCGCGGCCATGGCCTTCCTGGGCCTGTCCTTCATCGTCTGCACCCTGCTGGTAGCGGGTCTGCCGCCGCTCTCGGGCTTTGTCTCCAAGCTGGCCCTGCTGACAGCCCTGCTCAACCCGGCCGGCCTGGGCCAGGCGGCACCCGCGCCCGGCGTGGCCGGCTGGCTGCTGCTGGCCCTGCTCATCCTCTCGGGCCTGGCGGCCACCATCGCACTCTCGCGCATAGGCATCCGCTACTTCTGGGCGCCACAGCAGCGGCCCGCGCCCCTGCTGCGCGTGATCGAGTGCCTGCCCATCGTGCTGCTGCTGGCGGCCTGCGCCCTGCTGAGCTGGCAGGCTGGCCCGGTGCTGCGCTACACCGAGGCAGCGGCCCAGACCCTGCACCGGCCCGGCCCCTATATCGAGGCCGTGCTGGGCAGCCAGCCGGTGCCGCCCCCGGCCGCCTTGCCGCCGGAGGTCCGCCCATGA
- a CDS encoding IS1182 family transposase — MPRYKPQVRGAMFLPVVLSEQLVPGSFAFALNLLVDEELDLAALDARFRNEAVGASAYDPRVLLKIVLLGYSRGLVSSRQLERACEHDIQFIAISGDSHPSHAQLAKFVSSLGPQIKALFHQVLLTCDAQGLIGRELFAIDGVKLPANASKERSGTHAELLHRARRLEKAADKIVSLHQAQDSRTGAPGDEALQARRQQRVDALRREAQRTREFLAGNPSRRNRKGQELKTNITDPDSAKMATSKGVIQGYAAQATVDAAHQLIVAADVTGSGSEQAMLLPMVEQARPFASAQTLHTADAGYHSDANVQALHERDIPALIADKQMRQRDERFKEQAPHKAKPDPLYDKQPTGQDKPLKRFGPGDFRFDPQARTATCPAGRTLHSTGAIYRVGSKGLRREDFKARPSDCGACHLRAQCLRHPERTPARKVSLFHAREIDAQDPSQRMRQAIDSPRGRSLYSRRIATVEPVFANLRHNKRLSRFTLRGLSKVGTQWQLFCLVHNIEKLAHSGWRP; from the coding sequence ATGCCGCGCTACAAGCCCCAGGTCCGAGGTGCGATGTTCCTGCCGGTGGTGCTGTCGGAGCAGTTGGTGCCGGGCAGTTTCGCCTTTGCGTTGAACCTGCTGGTGGATGAGGAGCTGGACCTCGCGGCGCTGGACGCGCGGTTTCGCAACGAGGCCGTGGGCGCCAGCGCCTACGACCCACGCGTGCTGCTCAAGATCGTGCTGCTGGGTTACAGCCGCGGTCTGGTGTCGAGCCGGCAGCTGGAGCGGGCCTGCGAGCACGACATCCAGTTCATCGCGATCAGCGGGGACAGCCACCCCAGTCACGCGCAGCTGGCCAAGTTCGTCAGCAGCCTGGGGCCGCAGATCAAGGCGCTGTTCCACCAGGTGCTGCTGACCTGCGATGCGCAGGGCCTGATCGGGCGCGAGCTGTTTGCCATCGACGGCGTGAAGCTGCCGGCCAACGCCAGCAAGGAGCGCAGTGGCACGCATGCGGAACTGCTCCACCGGGCACGACGGCTGGAGAAGGCGGCCGACAAGATCGTCAGCCTGCACCAGGCGCAAGACAGCCGCACCGGGGCGCCCGGGGATGAAGCGCTGCAGGCTCGCCGCCAGCAGCGGGTGGACGCCCTGCGCCGTGAGGCCCAGCGCACGCGAGAGTTTCTGGCCGGGAACCCGTCACGGCGCAACCGCAAGGGCCAGGAGCTCAAGACCAACATCACCGACCCGGACAGCGCCAAGATGGCCACCAGCAAAGGTGTGATCCAGGGCTATGCCGCACAGGCCACGGTGGATGCGGCCCACCAGCTCATCGTCGCGGCCGACGTCACCGGCTCAGGCTCGGAGCAGGCCATGCTGCTGCCCATGGTCGAGCAGGCCCGGCCCTTCGCCAGCGCCCAGACGCTGCACACGGCCGACGCCGGCTATCACAGCGACGCCAATGTGCAAGCCCTGCACGAGCGCGACATCCCGGCCCTGATCGCCGACAAGCAGATGCGCCAGCGAGACGAGCGCTTCAAGGAGCAGGCCCCGCACAAGGCCAAGCCCGATCCGCTGTACGACAAGCAGCCCACCGGGCAAGACAAACCGCTCAAGCGCTTCGGACCCGGGGACTTCCGCTTCGACCCGCAGGCCCGCACCGCCACCTGTCCCGCAGGCCGGACGCTGCACAGCACCGGCGCAATCTACCGGGTGGGCAGCAAGGGGCTGCGACGCGAGGACTTCAAGGCCCGGCCCAGCGACTGCGGTGCGTGCCATCTGCGCGCGCAGTGCCTGCGCCATCCCGAGCGCACGCCCGCTCGCAAGGTGTCGCTGTTCCACGCCAGGGAGATCGACGCACAAGACCCCAGCCAGCGCATGCGCCAGGCCATCGACAGCCCGAGAGGGCGCAGCCTGTACAGCCGGCGCATCGCCACCGTGGAGCCGGTGTTCGCCAACCTGCGGCACAACAAGCGGCTGAGCCGCTTCACGCTCAGGGGCCTGAGCAAGGTGGGCACGCAGTGGCAACTGTTCTGCCTGGTGCACAACATCGAGAAGCTGGCGCACAGCGGCTGGCGACCGTGA
- the mnhG gene encoding monovalent cation/H(+) antiporter subunit G, with translation MGLLLLISGLLALISALGLHRLRSFFMRMHAPAITSALGVWAVAMASILYFSLRQERLELQSWLIIILLAVTAPVTTVLLARAALFRQRTQDIASRASSKSSSGPGTI, from the coding sequence GTGGGCCTGCTGCTGCTGATCAGCGGCCTGCTGGCCCTGATCAGCGCCCTGGGCCTGCACCGGCTGCGCAGCTTCTTCATGCGCATGCACGCGCCCGCCATCACCAGCGCCCTGGGCGTCTGGGCCGTGGCCATGGCCTCCATCCTCTACTTTTCACTGCGCCAGGAACGCCTGGAGCTGCAGAGCTGGCTCATCATCATCCTGCTGGCGGTCACAGCGCCGGTCACCACCGTGCTGCTGGCGCGGGCGGCCCTGTTCCGCCAGCGCACCCAGGACATTGCAAGCCGCGCCTCAAGCAAATCTTCATCCGGCCCGGGCACAATCTGA
- a CDS encoding monovalent cation/H+ antiporter subunit A yields MSLFLLIALPLLGAALAVVLPTRARNAESTLAGLVALAGLIGLASHWPAIQQGQVLREEIAWLPMLGINWVARMDGFAWLFAMLVTGIGCLVVLYARYYMSEEDPVPRFFSFLLAFMGSMLGIVLSGNVILLSVFWELTSIFSFLLISYWHHNAAARDGARMALTITGIGGFCLLAGLLVLGHIVGSYDLDVVLAAGDKIKAHPLYLTALVLILIGALTKSAQVPFHFWLPNAMAAPTPVSAYLHSATMVKAGVFLLVRLWPALSGTYEWFMLVGIAGISTLLLGAYFAMFQQDLKGLLAYSTISHLGLITTLLSLGSPVAAVAAIFHMMNHATFKASLFMAAGIIDHETGTRDMRRLSGLLKYLPITGTLAMVASAAMAGVPLLNGFLSKEMFFAEAVYISSQPWVEWGLPLAATLAGIFAVVYSLRFGVDIFFGPTRTDELPRQPHDPTRWMMLPMALLVLACLVVGIAPKHSVGPLLAAAAQPVVGQGLPDYSLALWHGFNLPLMMSGVALAGGIALYLALRQQLERGRFELTPLMHHLDGRRLFERGLAALSAGARRLRRALSTRRLQTQLFLVLLAAAAITLLALRGPDGAGLSWGDRPRVPLSPVFAVLWLVGAACAIGAAVQAKYHRLAALMMMGGAGLVTCLTFVWFSAPDLALTQLAVEFVTTVLLLLGLRWLPKRIERYGDDSPRNLGRRGRDLALALLSGTGLAALAYAMMTRPAPQSISPFFIERALPEGGGTNIVNVMLVDFRGFDTLGEITVLGAVGLTIYALLRRFRPPLEAVQAPSQQQAVPTDQPSDLPNPRTARDTASGFLLVPGVLVRLLLPVAWVVAVHLFLRGHNQPGGGFVAGLVVAIAFIAQYMVSGTLWVEARLRIYPARWIAMGLLFALATGAGAWYFGYPFMTTHTAHLSLPLIGEIHLASATFFDIGVFAAVVGSTLLILTALAHQSLRRPRQPDGATAEEGGVA; encoded by the coding sequence ATGTCGCTCTTCCTGCTGATCGCCCTGCCCCTGCTCGGTGCGGCCCTGGCCGTGGTGCTGCCCACGCGGGCACGCAATGCCGAATCGACGCTGGCCGGCCTGGTGGCGCTCGCGGGCCTGATCGGCCTGGCCAGCCACTGGCCCGCCATCCAGCAGGGCCAGGTCTTGCGCGAGGAGATCGCCTGGCTGCCGATGCTGGGCATCAACTGGGTGGCGCGCATGGACGGCTTCGCCTGGCTCTTTGCCATGCTCGTCACGGGCATCGGCTGCCTCGTCGTGCTCTATGCCCGCTACTACATGTCGGAAGAGGATCCGGTTCCACGCTTCTTCTCGTTCCTGCTCGCCTTCATGGGCTCGATGCTCGGCATCGTGCTGTCGGGCAACGTCATCCTGCTCTCGGTGTTCTGGGAGCTGACCAGCATCTTCTCCTTCCTGCTGATCAGCTACTGGCACCACAACGCGGCCGCCCGTGACGGCGCGCGCATGGCGCTGACGATCACCGGCATCGGGGGGTTCTGCCTCCTAGCAGGCCTGCTCGTGCTCGGCCATATCGTCGGCAGCTACGACCTCGACGTGGTGCTGGCGGCCGGCGACAAGATCAAGGCGCATCCGCTCTATCTGACGGCGCTGGTGCTCATCCTCATCGGCGCCCTGACGAAGAGCGCGCAGGTGCCGTTCCATTTCTGGCTGCCGAACGCCATGGCCGCGCCGACGCCGGTCTCGGCCTATCTCCACTCCGCCACCATGGTGAAGGCGGGCGTCTTCCTGCTGGTGCGGCTGTGGCCCGCGCTGTCGGGCACCTATGAATGGTTCATGCTGGTCGGCATCGCGGGCATCAGCACGCTGCTCCTCGGCGCTTACTTCGCCATGTTCCAGCAGGATCTGAAGGGCCTGCTTGCCTATTCGACGATCAGCCATCTCGGCCTCATCACCACGCTGCTCAGCCTTGGCAGTCCGGTCGCAGCCGTCGCCGCGATCTTCCACATGATGAACCACGCGACCTTCAAGGCCTCGCTCTTCATGGCCGCCGGCATCATCGACCATGAGACGGGCACGCGCGACATGCGGCGCTTGAGCGGTCTTCTCAAATACCTGCCGATAACCGGCACGCTCGCGATGGTGGCGAGCGCCGCCATGGCCGGCGTGCCGCTGCTCAACGGCTTCCTGTCCAAGGAGATGTTCTTCGCCGAAGCGGTCTACATCTCCTCCCAGCCCTGGGTGGAATGGGGCCTGCCCCTGGCCGCCACGCTGGCGGGCATCTTTGCGGTGGTCTACTCCCTGCGCTTTGGCGTGGACATCTTCTTCGGCCCCACCCGCACCGACGAGCTGCCGCGCCAGCCGCACGACCCCACGCGCTGGATGATGCTGCCCATGGCCCTGCTGGTGCTGGCCTGCCTGGTGGTGGGCATTGCGCCCAAGCATTCAGTGGGCCCGCTGCTGGCCGCGGCCGCCCAGCCCGTGGTGGGCCAGGGCCTGCCGGACTACAGCCTGGCGCTCTGGCATGGCTTCAATCTGCCGCTGATGATGAGCGGCGTGGCCCTGGCCGGGGGCATCGCTCTCTATCTGGCCCTGCGCCAGCAGCTGGAGCGCGGCCGCTTCGAGCTCACGCCGCTGATGCACCATCTGGATGGCCGGCGCCTGTTCGAGCGCGGCCTGGCCGCCCTCAGCGCCGGGGCGCGCCGCCTGCGCCGGGCCCTGAGCACCCGCCGCCTGCAGACCCAGCTCTTCCTGGTGCTGCTGGCCGCGGCCGCCATCACGCTGCTGGCCCTGCGCGGGCCCGACGGCGCGGGCCTGAGCTGGGGCGACCGGCCGCGCGTGCCGCTCTCGCCGGTGTTTGCCGTGCTCTGGCTGGTGGGCGCGGCCTGCGCCATCGGCGCGGCGGTGCAGGCCAAGTACCACCGGCTGGCGGCCCTGATGATGATGGGCGGCGCGGGCCTGGTGACCTGCCTGACCTTTGTCTGGTTCTCGGCGCCCGACCTGGCCCTGACCCAGCTGGCGGTGGAGTTCGTCACCACCGTGCTGCTGCTGCTGGGCCTGCGCTGGCTGCCCAAGCGCATCGAGCGCTATGGCGATGACAGCCCGCGCAATCTGGGCCGCCGCGGCCGCGACCTGGCCCTGGCCCTGCTCAGCGGCACGGGCCTGGCGGCCCTGGCCTACGCCATGATGACCCGCCCGGCTCCGCAGAGCATCTCGCCCTTCTTCATCGAGCGCGCCCTGCCCGAAGGCGGCGGCACGAATATCGTCAATGTGATGCTGGTGGACTTCCGCGGCTTCGACACCCTGGGCGAGATCACCGTGCTGGGCGCCGTGGGCCTGACCATCTACGCCCTGCTGCGGCGCTTCCGCCCGCCGCTGGAGGCGGTGCAGGCCCCTAGCCAGCAGCAGGCCGTGCCCACCGACCAGCCCAGCGACCTGCCCAACCCGCGCACCGCGCGCGACACGGCCTCGGGCTTTCTGCTGGTGCCCGGCGTGCTGGTGCGCCTGCTGCTGCCGGTGGCCTGGGTGGTGGCGGTGCATCTCTTCCTGCGCGGCCACAACCAACCCGGCGGCGGCTTCGTCGCCGGCCTGGTGGTGGCCATCGCCTTCATCGCCCAGTACATGGTCTCGGGCACGCTGTGGGTGGAGGCGCGGCTGCGCATCTATCCGGCGCGCTGGATCGCCATGGGCCTGCTCTTCGCCCTGGCCACCGGCGCGGGCGCCTGGTACTTCGGCTATCCCTTCATGACCACGCACACCGCCCACCTCAGCCTGCCCCTGATCGGCGAAATCCACCTGGCCAGCGCCACTTTCTTCGACATCGGCGTGTTTGCCGCCGTGGTGGGTTCCACCCTGCTCATCCTCACAGCCCTGGCCCACCAGTCGCTGCGCCGGCCGCGCCAACCGGACGGGGCGACTGCCGAAGAAGGCGGGGTGGCCTGA
- a CDS encoding thymidylate synthase, with translation MSSAAPSQYEDFMRHVFEHGVSKTDRTGTGTRSVFGHQMRFDLSQGFPLVTTKKVHLKSIILELLWFLRGDSNVKWLQERGCTIWNEWAREDGDLGPVYGVQWRSWPTPEGGHIDQIAEVVKQLKSNPDSRRIIVSAWNVADLSKMALPPCHCLFQFYVADGKLSCQLYQRSADIFLGVPFNIASYALLTQMLAQQCDLELGDFVWTGGDCHIYSNHFEQVQTQLARQPFSYPNMLIKRRPASIFDYEFEDFELQDYQHHAPIKAPVAV, from the coding sequence ATGAGCAGCGCCGCCCCCTCCCAGTACGAAGATTTCATGCGTCATGTGTTCGAGCATGGCGTGAGCAAGACCGACCGCACCGGCACGGGCACGCGCAGCGTGTTCGGCCACCAGATGCGCTTTGACCTGAGCCAGGGCTTCCCCCTGGTGACCACCAAGAAGGTGCACCTCAAGTCCATCATCCTGGAGCTGCTGTGGTTCCTGCGCGGTGACAGCAATGTCAAATGGCTGCAGGAGCGCGGCTGCACCATCTGGAACGAATGGGCTCGCGAGGACGGCGACCTGGGCCCGGTCTATGGCGTGCAGTGGCGCAGCTGGCCCACGCCCGAAGGCGGCCATATCGACCAGATCGCCGAGGTGGTCAAGCAGCTCAAGAGCAATCCGGATTCGCGCCGCATCATCGTCAGCGCCTGGAATGTGGCCGATCTCTCCAAGATGGCGCTGCCGCCCTGCCACTGCCTGTTCCAGTTCTATGTGGCGGACGGAAAGCTTTCCTGTCAGCTCTACCAGCGTTCGGCGGATATCTTCCTGGGCGTGCCCTTCAACATTGCCTCCTACGCGCTTCTGACCCAGATGCTGGCCCAGCAATGCGATCTGGAACTGGGCGACTTCGTCTGGACCGGCGGCGACTGCCATATCTACAGCAACCACTTCGAGCAGGTGCAGACCCAGTTGGCGCGCCAGCCCTTCTCCTACCCCAATATGCTGATCAAGCGCCGCCCGGCCTCCATCTTCGACTATGAGTTCGAAGACTTCGAGCTGCAGGACTACCAGCACCACGCGCCCATCAAGGCGCCGGTGGCGGTCTGA
- a CDS encoding Na+/H+ antiporter subunit E, which produces MKRLLPSPLLSLALAALWLLLNGLSLGHALIAALLAVLAPLLSAPLRPAQAPVRRLGVLLRLVSAVGRDVWVSALQVARGVLGGMREAPEGRFVRIPLELRENASLAALAVITTAVPGTVWTELAADRRSVLLHVFDLGEGVDEAGFIADYKQRYERPLREIFE; this is translated from the coding sequence ATGAAACGCCTGCTGCCTTCGCCCCTGCTCTCCCTGGCCCTGGCGGCCCTGTGGCTGCTGCTCAACGGCCTGAGCCTGGGACACGCCCTGATCGCCGCCCTGCTGGCCGTGCTGGCGCCGCTGCTGAGCGCGCCGCTGCGGCCGGCCCAGGCGCCGGTGCGCCGCCTGGGCGTGCTGCTGCGCCTGGTCTCGGCCGTGGGGCGCGATGTCTGGGTCTCGGCGCTTCAGGTGGCACGCGGCGTGCTGGGCGGCATGCGCGAGGCGCCCGAGGGCCGTTTTGTGCGCATCCCGCTGGAGCTGCGCGAGAACGCCAGCCTGGCCGCCCTGGCCGTGATCACCACGGCCGTGCCCGGCACGGTCTGGACCGAGCTGGCCGCCGACCGCCGCAGTGTGCTGCTGCATGTGTTTGACCTGGGCGAGGGCGTGGACGAGGCTGGCTTCATTGCCGACTACAAGCAGCGCTACGAACGCCCGCTGCGGGAGATCTTCGAATGA